From the Oryza glaberrima chromosome 5, OglaRS2, whole genome shotgun sequence genome, one window contains:
- the LOC127773272 gene encoding tetraspanin-3, which yields MLRGGTSLLGIVNFVTFLISIPILGGGIWLASRANSTDCIRFLQWPIIAIGLAVMVVSLMGFAGACYRQTWLLRLYLFAMFFIVVALLFFIVFAFAVTDRGDGQVVMNRRFLEYQLSDYNGWLRDRVADPAYWATISACLRDGRACAAMRRFARDPNTGMLVPETPSMFYARDLSPIQSGCCKPPTSCAYNYVNETFWTANPGVPTVVNDVDCSKWSNDQQTLCFQCDSCKAGVLAGIKKSWRKVAILNIVVLIILVIVYVAGCAAFRNARRIENDEPFGMARMTKTQPSRFQF from the exons atGTTGCGAGGAGGGACGAGCTTGCTGGGGATCGTCAACTTCGTGACGTTCCTGATCTCGATCCCGATCCTGGGGGGAGGAATCTGGCTGGCGTCGAGGGCCAACTCCACCGACTGCATCCGCTTCCTGCAGTGGCCGATCATCGCCATCGGGCTCGCCGTCATGGTGGTGTCCCTCATGGGGTTCGCGGGGGCGTGCTACCGCCAGACGTGGCTGCTCCGCCTCTACCTCTTCGCCATGTTCTTCAtcgtcgtcgccctcctcttcttcatcgTCTTCGCCTTCGCCGTCACCGACCGCGGCGACGGCCAGGTGGTGATGAACCGGCGGTTCCTCGAGTACCAGCTCTCCGACTACAACGGATGGCTCCGCGACCGCGTCGCCGACCCCGCCTACTGGGCCACCATCAGCGCCTGCCTCCGCGACGGCCGCGCCTGCGCCGCCATGCGCCGCTTCGCCCGCGACCCCAACACCGGCATGCTCGTCCCCGAGACCCCCTCCATGTTCTACGCCCGCGACCTCTCCCCCATCCAG TCTGGATGCTGCAAGCCACCAACATCGTGTGCATACAACTATGTTAACGAAACGTTCTGGACCGCAAACCCTGGCGTTCCGACCGTCGTGAACGATGTGGACTGCAGCAAGTGGAGCAATGACCAGCAGACGCTTTGCTTCCAGTGTGACTCCTGCAAGGCAGGCGTCCTCGCTGGCATCAAGAAGAGCTGGCGTAAGGTTGCCATCCTCAACATCGTCGTGCTGATCATCCTCGTCATCGTGTATGTTGCTGGCTGTGCCGCTTTCCGCAACGCCAGGAGGATCGAAAACGACGAGCCGTTTGGTATGGCAAGGATGACCAAGACTCAACCTAGCAGGTTCCAGTTCTGA